Part of the uncultured Desulfobacter sp. genome, TCATCGCCCGGCTGGACAGGAATGGCAGTTTTATTCCCAACACCGAAAAACAGATTTCTGCCCAATCCCTTGCCTTGGGATACGGCTTTGCCCCCAATGTGGAACTTGCTGCCCAGGCAGGTTGCCGCCTTGAATACGACAAGGACAGGGGGGGATGGGTGGCACAGGTATCACCTGGCCTTGAAACCTCGGTTCCCGGAATTTTTGCAGCAGGGGAAATAACCGGGGTTGCCGGCGGTAAAAAAGCGTTGATTGAAGGGCGTATGGCAGCCCTGACCCTTCTGGGAAAAAATGATCCGGACCTTGAAACCCAGCGGAAAAAGGAACTGGCCTACGGACGGTTCTTCAACCGCTTCTGCCAGATTCCTTCCGGGGCCTGGGACCAGATCCATGACGACACCGTTATCTGCCGATGTGAGGACGTGACCATGGGCGACATCCGAAAGACCGTTGCCATGGGATGTGACGAATCTTTCACCATTAAACGTATCACAAGGTCCGGAATGGGCCGGTGCCAGGGCCGGACCTGCGGCTCCATGATCCAGGACATCCTCTCAGCCCTGACCGGCAAAAGGCCGGATCAATTCGGCGCGGCATCTGTCCGTATCCCGGTCAAACCCCTTGCAGTCAATGCGTTTTTTGATAAGGATTGCGAACTGTCGTGATGGTTCAACACTTGTCACCCAGCCCACAACCAACACTTTGAAATATAAGAATAATACCATGGAAAGGATAAATAAATGAGCCTGGATTTCGAATTTCACGGCAAAACAATCCCCCCCGCATCAGTTGAGCACATCACGGTCAATATCACTTCAGAAGCCCATAGTGTCATTGTCCCGGTGACCGTTTTCAACGGGGCCGAGCCCGGACCCGTCCTGGGAATTACCGCCGGGGTTCACGGATATGAATATCCCCCGATTCTGGCTGCCCAGAAATTGATCACAAGAATCAATCCCAAGGACCTTAAAGGAACGGTCATTCTGGTACAGATTGCCAATATGGAAGGCTTTTTAGGGCGCGCCATTGAAATCAACCCCCTGGACGGTAAAAATTTAAACCGGGAATTTCCCGGCAGTGAACAGGGAAGCATTACCCAAAGAATTGCCCACTTCATCACTAAGGAAATCAGCACAAGGTCTGACTGTTTTCTGGATATCCACGCCGGGGACGCCCCCCAGGACCTGATGCCCTATGTGGCATATTACAGTCATACAAAAATGAAAGAGATCTCACAAAAGGGCCGGGAGATGGCCATGGCCCTTGGCTTCGATTACATGGTCACTTTTGTTACCGACGAAGTCGACTATATAAAGGATGGAGAAAACAGCCTCTTTTGTTCAGCAGAGCCTTTTAAACAGGGCAAACCTTCCGTGGATATCGAATGCGGCAAAGGCGGCCTGAGAGATGAGGACTTAGCTGAAAAGATTGCGTCGGGTGTCATGAATATGCTCAAGTATCTTGGAATGGGAAAAGGCACGCCCAAATCCGGCTCAACGTGCCTGGACATTACCCGGCGCTCCTGGATTGACTCTAAGTTCACTGGTATTTTCTATCCGAAAAAATCCGCAGGCTACTACGTTTCAAAAGGGATGGAGCTTGGTGTCATCACCGATTTTTTCGGCAGAGAACTTGGTACCGTAACGGCGGACATGGACGGCATCATCCTGTATATGCTCAATACACCGCCTGTCCGTAAAGATGAGGGCGTGGCCTGCATCGGAAAAATAGATTAATTGTGAAAAGGCCCCTTAAAAGATTTAAGGGGCCATAATTAATTATTCGACAGGTTGGGCCGCCCTGCCGCCGCTTCTGCGGCGGCAGCGCCTTGTTTGCCAAAAAAACAGTGGCGTTACCGGTTGGACCCGGGGGTATTTCCTTGGGAGTCCGGCTGTTCATCCAGCCAGCCCATACGAAGGTGGGGAACAGAGGCCATCAACATTTTGGTATAAATATGATTGGGCCGGGTGATCACCTGTTTCACATCACCCTGCTCCATTATTTCCCCCTGGCTCATGACGACAATGCTTTGGGCCAGGGATGCGATAGTCGAAATATCGTGGGTAATGAACAGGAAAGTGA contains:
- a CDS encoding M14 family metallopeptidase — translated: MSLDFEFHGKTIPPASVEHITVNITSEAHSVIVPVTVFNGAEPGPVLGITAGVHGYEYPPILAAQKLITRINPKDLKGTVILVQIANMEGFLGRAIEINPLDGKNLNREFPGSEQGSITQRIAHFITKEISTRSDCFLDIHAGDAPQDLMPYVAYYSHTKMKEISQKGREMAMALGFDYMVTFVTDEVDYIKDGENSLFCSAEPFKQGKPSVDIECGKGGLRDEDLAEKIASGVMNMLKYLGMGKGTPKSGSTCLDITRRSWIDSKFTGIFYPKKSAGYYVSKGMELGVITDFFGRELGTVTADMDGIILYMLNTPPVRKDEGVACIGKID